One region of Polypterus senegalus isolate Bchr_013 unplaced genomic scaffold, ASM1683550v1 scaffold_3163, whole genome shotgun sequence genomic DNA includes:
- the LOC120521163 gene encoding zona pellucida sperm-binding protein 3-like, which translates to MWCKDKGQIAVVLLLFIFCDAFAQPRFKGRKQIAKHQKPAVMHYVEPRAGAPQTVTAQCTDSEVIVTISPDLLGIQKPVQPSDLSMGGCGVTSPAGAQPFVIEAPLQGCGSTVEMLGALIVYTFSLDYNPSPIDGLPIVRTNPAVVQIECQYNRLHNVSSNALNPTWVPYTSTISAEDVLGFSLVIMSSDWSGPSPSNTFFLGDLINLQASVDSTNHEPLRVFVDRCVATPGSNASAPAYTFIGNNGCFLDSQLTGSNSQFVSPRVAQSVMQFQLDAFRFYGLTTSSIFITCHLKVTLASANVDPLNKDCSYDSALSQWSSVDGNNAVCSCCDTSCANPPPFRRGSGAPKHRRRRASEVSAPAGWQETISVGPLFLEKVSLCPLYLRPCLLGKTKSLQTLNSKSPSLVLL; encoded by the exons ATGTGGTGTAAAGACAAGGGTCAGATAGCCGTGGTGTTGCTGCTCTTTATCTTCTGCGATGCTTTTGCTCAGCCCCGTTTCAAAGGACGGAAGCAAATCGCAAAACACCAGAAGCCCGCGGTCATGCATTATGTTGAGCCGAGAGCTGGCGCTCCGCAGACCGTAACCGCTCAGTGCACCGACAGTGAGGTGATCGTCACCATCAGTCCGGACTTGTTGGGCATCCAAAAGCCGGTGCAGCCTTCTGATCTTTCCATGGGTGGATGTGGCGTCACCAGCCCGGCCGGTGCTCAGCCTTTTGTGATCGAAGCGCCTCTGCAGGGCTGCGGGAGCACCGTGGAG ATGCTGGGAGCTCTCATCGTGTACACCTTCTCCCTGGACTACAATCCTTCTCCAATTGATGGTCTTCCCATTGTAAGAACAAATCCAGCTGTGGTGCAGATTGAATGCCAATACAACAG GCTACACAATGTAAGCAGCAATGCTTTAAACCCCACTTGGGTTCCCTACACCTCCACAATATCTGCCGAGGACGTTCTAGGCTTCTCGCTTGTTATAATGAGCA GTGACTGGAGTGGGCCGAGTCCATCCAACACCTTCTTCCTAGGAGACCTCATTAACCTTCAAGCGTCTGTGGACAGCACTAACCATGAGCCTCTCCGTGTCTTTGTGGACCGCTGTGTGGCCACTCCTGGGTCCAATGCATCAGCCCCAGCCTACACCTTCATTGGGAATAATGG GTGTTTCTTAGACAGCCAACTGACAGGCTCCAATTCCCAGTTCGTGTCCCCCAGAGTTGCCCAGTCTGTAATGCAGTTCCAGCTGGATGCCTTCAGGTTTTATGGCCTGACTACTAGTTCA ATCTTCATTACCTGCCATCTGAAGGTGACCTTGGCGTCTGCTAATGTTGATCCTTTGAATAAGGATTGTTCATATGACTCTGCACTGAGCCA GTGGAGCTCAGTGGATGGGAACAATGCTGTCTGTAGCTGCTGTGACACAAGCTGTGCCAACCCCCCTCCGTTCAGGAGGGGCTCTGGTGCCCCTAAACACAGACGCAGGAGAGCAA GTGAAGTGAGTGCACCAGCTGGATGGCAGGAGACCATTTCTGTTGGCCCTCTTTTTCTGGAGAAGGTCTCCCTTTGTCCTCTGTATCTCAGGCCTTGTCTCCTCGGCAAGACGAAGTCTCTGCAG ACTCTCAATTCCAAGAGTCCATCCTTGGTGCTGTTGTAG